In a single window of the Streptomyces sp. HUAS ZL42 genome:
- a CDS encoding TetR/AcrR family transcriptional regulator, whose product MKIRDAAAASEGGAAVGRQERRRRKLHDQLYETAVGLFVAQGYEATTMEQIAEAADVARATVFNHFAQKVGFLEEWGIRRRARVAEILGAEHAEDLPVDDRLRRYLKEMGDLNVASRAETTVLMDASARYGHLLQDPSLEIELARIVEQGRQRGEIRAGVDCDQAGQLLAACYFSTILRWIREEPAPFDLHERLAGALDIILLGLLADETHAGEP is encoded by the coding sequence ATGAAGATCCGGGACGCAGCAGCCGCCTCCGAGGGCGGCGCGGCCGTGGGGCGCCAGGAGCGCAGGCGTCGGAAGCTGCACGACCAGCTGTATGAGACGGCGGTCGGTCTCTTCGTCGCCCAGGGATACGAGGCGACCACCATGGAGCAGATCGCCGAGGCCGCCGATGTCGCCCGGGCCACCGTCTTCAACCACTTCGCGCAGAAGGTCGGCTTCCTTGAGGAATGGGGAATCCGCCGCCGCGCCCGCGTCGCTGAGATCCTCGGCGCGGAGCACGCCGAGGACCTGCCGGTCGACGACCGGCTGCGCCGCTACCTGAAGGAGATGGGTGACCTCAACGTCGCCTCCCGTGCAGAGACCACCGTCCTGATGGACGCCTCAGCGCGGTACGGGCACCTCCTGCAGGACCCGTCCCTGGAAATCGAACTCGCCAGGATCGTCGAGCAAGGTCGGCAACGCGGGGAGATCAGGGCCGGCGTCGACTGCGACCAGGCCGGCCAACTGCTGGCGGCCTGCTACTTCTCGACGATCCTGCGCTGGATCCGCGAGGAACCGGCCCCCTTCGACCTGCACGAGCGCCTCGCCGGGGCGCTCGACATCATCCTGCTGGGCCTTCTTGCCGACGAAACACATGCCGGGGAACCCTGA
- a CDS encoding MBL fold metallo-hydrolase: MASVTSQTGCIELGHGCYAWIAGDVGWGMSNAGLITGRGASLLVDTLYDLRLTKTMLDALAPLTAPAPISTVVNTHGNGDHWFGNQLVSHAEIIAARRSVADMRQVGPAEMRALTGMDSPAGHFAGQIFGRFDYTDIEPVLPNRVFDGETVLDIGGVDVRLIDVGPAHSAGDTIVHVPQARTVYTGDIVFAGAAPVVWHGPFTRWLAACDLLLGLDADVVVPGHGPVTTKQAVREIRDYLEYVHEQATARFAAGMPAMDAARDIRLGRFTDLHESERLAVNVHTVYRELDPSLPPPDGPGLFGRMAELCPRV; the protein is encoded by the coding sequence GTGGCTTCCGTGACATCCCAGACGGGCTGTATCGAGCTCGGACACGGCTGTTACGCCTGGATCGCGGGCGATGTCGGATGGGGCATGAGCAACGCCGGGCTGATCACCGGCCGGGGCGCGTCGCTGCTCGTCGACACCCTCTACGACCTGCGGCTGACCAAGACCATGCTCGACGCGCTGGCGCCGCTGACCGCCCCGGCACCGATCTCCACCGTGGTCAACACCCACGGCAACGGCGACCACTGGTTCGGCAACCAGCTTGTGTCCCACGCCGAGATCATCGCGGCCCGCCGGTCCGTGGCGGACATGCGGCAGGTGGGCCCCGCCGAGATGCGGGCGCTGACCGGCATGGACAGCCCGGCCGGACACTTCGCTGGCCAGATCTTCGGCCGCTTCGACTACACCGACATCGAACCCGTCCTCCCGAACCGGGTCTTCGACGGCGAGACCGTCCTCGACATCGGCGGGGTGGATGTCCGCCTCATCGACGTGGGACCCGCGCACAGCGCCGGCGACACGATCGTCCACGTGCCGCAGGCCCGGACCGTCTACACCGGCGACATCGTCTTCGCCGGGGCGGCGCCGGTCGTCTGGCACGGCCCCTTCACTCGCTGGCTCGCCGCCTGCGACCTGCTGCTGGGCCTTGACGCGGACGTCGTCGTACCCGGCCACGGCCCCGTCACCACCAAACAGGCCGTCCGCGAGATCCGCGACTACCTGGAATACGTCCACGAGCAGGCCACCGCCCGCTTTGCCGCCGGCATGCCCGCCATGGATGCGGCCCGCGACATCCGCCTCGGCCGCTTCACCGACTTGCACGAGAGCGAACGCCTGGCCGTCAACGTGCACACCGTCTACCGGGAGCTCGACCCCTCACTGCCCCCGCCCGACGGCCCCGGCCTGTTCGGCCGCATGGCCGAGCTCTGCCCCCGCGTCTGA
- a CDS encoding MFS transporter, producing MVSTPAYDPPAAPPSDAAPAATARHTGTIIAGCLAVCLAQIGLVLPAAINGVTQRTLQTSGGELTWISDAFLVPAAVLALTFGVVGDLYGRKKLVVGAALLSAVGYAVSATSDSAAQLITGQAISGIGAAALFPTSLSMVTAITTTPAARAKALASWTTALSLGALIAPLMSGGIVEHASFQWAFGVTGVLAVITAVAAWLLATESSAPEGRSLDWAGQITIAVAMLTLLYGIIQGPSDGWSSAPVVASFVAFAVFIAAFVMVEHRSTYPMLRLELFRIPAFAASAAMAVIGMFGFLGGAYDLSIRLGVIQHQSPFQAAVPFLVIQGITPFIWPLLVRLLHRVGPGPMLVTGFVSLASAQLWLRAVPIHETGLVPLLGPLVLNGVGFGLVVAALTAAAVNVVPPTLTGMASATTSLVRDLGQTLGPAIVGAVALGMAASQLTSSLADAGLTPKEHGIASTVLHEGGPLALHSADLGPLSAKLAPLTEHALASGYNNGLILTAAACVAAAVIAAVFVGFRHSGTAPAGAEGSTA from the coding sequence ATGGTCTCCACCCCTGCCTACGACCCACCCGCCGCCCCGCCGTCCGATGCCGCACCGGCCGCTACGGCACGCCACACCGGCACGATCATCGCTGGCTGTCTGGCCGTCTGCCTGGCCCAGATCGGGCTCGTCCTGCCCGCCGCGATCAACGGCGTCACGCAGCGCACCCTCCAGACGTCCGGCGGAGAACTGACCTGGATCAGTGACGCCTTCCTCGTTCCCGCCGCCGTCCTCGCGCTGACCTTCGGCGTCGTGGGCGACCTGTACGGCCGCAAGAAACTGGTGGTCGGAGCGGCGCTGCTGTCCGCCGTCGGCTACGCGGTGTCCGCCACCTCCGACTCGGCAGCGCAGCTGATCACCGGTCAGGCGATCTCCGGCATCGGAGCCGCCGCGCTCTTCCCCACCTCCCTGTCGATGGTCACCGCCATCACGACCACACCGGCCGCGCGAGCCAAGGCCCTGGCCTCCTGGACCACGGCCCTGTCGCTGGGTGCCCTGATCGCCCCGCTGATGTCCGGCGGCATCGTCGAGCACGCCTCCTTCCAGTGGGCGTTCGGCGTGACCGGAGTGCTCGCTGTGATCACCGCGGTGGCGGCCTGGCTGCTGGCCACCGAGTCCAGCGCCCCCGAGGGCCGTTCGCTGGACTGGGCGGGGCAGATCACCATCGCCGTGGCCATGCTCACCCTGCTGTACGGCATCATCCAAGGCCCTTCCGACGGCTGGAGTTCGGCACCCGTCGTCGCGTCCTTCGTCGCTTTCGCCGTGTTCATCGCCGCGTTCGTGATGGTGGAACATCGCAGTACGTACCCGATGCTGCGCCTGGAGCTGTTCCGCATCCCGGCCTTCGCCGCGTCGGCCGCGATGGCGGTGATCGGCATGTTCGGCTTCCTCGGCGGCGCGTACGACCTGAGCATCCGCCTCGGCGTCATCCAGCACCAGAGCCCCTTCCAGGCCGCGGTGCCCTTCCTGGTCATTCAGGGCATCACCCCGTTCATCTGGCCGTTGCTGGTCCGCCTGCTGCACCGCGTCGGCCCCGGCCCCATGCTGGTCACCGGGTTCGTCTCGCTGGCCAGCGCCCAACTGTGGCTGCGGGCGGTGCCGATCCACGAAACCGGCCTGGTGCCCCTGCTCGGGCCGCTGGTGCTCAACGGTGTGGGCTTCGGTCTGGTCGTCGCCGCCCTCACCGCGGCTGCCGTCAACGTCGTACCGCCCACCCTGACCGGCATGGCCAGCGCCACCACCAGTCTGGTCCGCGACCTCGGCCAGACACTCGGCCCGGCCATCGTCGGCGCCGTCGCCCTCGGCATGGCCGCGAGTCAGCTCACCAGCAGCCTCGCCGACGCGGGCCTTACCCCCAAGGAGCACGGCATCGCCTCCACCGTCCTGCACGAGGGCGGGCCGCTCGCCCTGCACAGCGCCGACCTGGGCCCGCTCAGTGCCAAGCTTGCCCCGCTCACCGAGCACGCGCTGGCAAGCGGCTACAACAACGGGCTGATCCTCACCGCCGCCGCCTGCGTGGCCGCCGCCGTGATCGCCGCCGTCTTCGTCGGCTTCCGGCACAGCGGCACCGCGCCGGCCGGGGCGGAGGGGAGCACGGCGTGA
- a CDS encoding fumarylacetoacetate hydrolase family protein, whose translation MKFASFVHDGKRQSGVVADDQLHPFEHPVDLLDLIVEGEEALRGAAERALTASLPVPLAGVRLLPPLQPPTVRDYMTFESHVAGVAQGYGDTVPEEWYAAPAFYFTNPYAMIGAHDDVPVPPGCLRFDYELEVAAVIGRAGRDLTPEQARDHILGYTILNDWSARDLQGREMRVKLGPAKGKDTSTTLGPWLVTTDELERHRNADGLLDLTLTVTVNGETIGQDRLANMAWTFEEMAAYASRGTWIRPGDVLGSGTCGNGGCLAELWGRGGVLEPPPLVPGDSVTMTVEGIGTISNTVVEGVAPVPLPPARRRR comes from the coding sequence GTGAAGTTCGCAAGCTTCGTCCACGACGGGAAACGGCAGTCGGGAGTCGTCGCCGACGACCAGCTCCACCCCTTCGAACACCCCGTTGACCTCCTGGACCTGATCGTGGAGGGCGAGGAGGCTCTGCGCGGGGCGGCAGAACGCGCCCTGACCGCCTCCCTGCCCGTGCCCCTGGCCGGCGTACGGCTACTGCCTCCGCTGCAGCCGCCCACCGTTCGCGACTACATGACCTTCGAGAGCCATGTCGCGGGCGTCGCTCAGGGGTACGGCGACACCGTGCCCGAGGAGTGGTACGCCGCACCCGCGTTCTATTTCACCAACCCGTACGCGATGATCGGCGCCCACGACGACGTGCCCGTGCCGCCCGGCTGCCTCCGCTTCGACTACGAACTCGAAGTCGCCGCCGTCATCGGCAGGGCCGGCCGGGACCTCACCCCCGAGCAGGCACGCGACCACATCCTCGGCTACACGATCCTCAACGACTGGTCCGCCCGCGACCTCCAGGGCCGCGAAATGAGGGTCAAACTCGGCCCGGCCAAGGGCAAGGACACCTCCACCACCCTCGGCCCCTGGCTCGTCACCACCGACGAACTCGAACGCCACCGCAACGCCGACGGCCTCCTCGACCTCACCCTTACCGTCACCGTCAACGGCGAGACGATCGGACAGGACCGACTGGCCAACATGGCCTGGACGTTCGAGGAGATGGCCGCCTACGCCTCCCGCGGCACCTGGATCCGCCCCGGCGACGTCCTGGGCTCCGGAACCTGCGGCAACGGCGGCTGCCTGGCCGAACTCTGGGGCCGAGGCGGCGTCCTCGAACCCCCGCCGCTCGTCCCCGGCGACAGCGTCACCATGACAGTCGAGGGCATCGGCACCATCAGCAACACCGTCGTCGAGGGCGTCGCCCCGGTGCCTCTGCCACCTGCCCGCCGCAGGCGATGA
- a CDS encoding DUF6292 family protein has translation MDAAGLQRGRLTALALEGEDLVGADQIATQISLDGAREARLVAEAAIDRVRDKFGASVIGPAAVFRRASRPDPLPLPLAEVRPVLPDPPGWPGRPQKLPHWPYVKAVDEALAARGIAPGIVRADVRTRQRGLTTYMLLRWDASRTGGRGGIRLQWEERRGWFYALLGLGPHDVLLHTVLSPIETIYAAPDDLAEVAQELVRHRRLPDARYRQEWNGAQHGPRRRHELPPQCLWTFPCRVQDGSGDHGGGGRAADHRHPEGHLRAGDRGRAGRVRAQPRPRDERLA, from the coding sequence ATGGACGCCGCAGGCCTGCAGCGCGGACGGCTGACCGCCCTCGCCCTCGAGGGCGAGGACCTCGTCGGCGCCGACCAGATCGCGACGCAGATCAGCCTGGACGGCGCCCGCGAAGCGCGGCTGGTGGCCGAAGCGGCGATCGACCGCGTCCGGGACAAGTTCGGCGCCAGCGTGATCGGCCCCGCCGCCGTCTTCCGCCGCGCCTCCAGACCCGACCCGCTCCCGCTTCCGCTCGCAGAGGTGAGACCTGTGTTGCCTGACCCGCCCGGGTGGCCCGGCCGACCCCAAAAGCTGCCGCACTGGCCCTACGTGAAGGCCGTCGACGAGGCTCTTGCCGCCCGCGGGATTGCGCCGGGCATCGTCCGGGCCGACGTCCGTACCCGCCAGCGGGGCCTGACCACCTACATGCTGCTGCGGTGGGATGCCAGCCGCACCGGCGGCCGCGGCGGAATCCGGCTGCAGTGGGAGGAACGCCGGGGCTGGTTCTACGCCCTGCTCGGGCTCGGCCCCCACGACGTCCTGCTGCACACGGTGCTCTCCCCGATCGAGACCATCTACGCGGCGCCGGATGATCTGGCCGAGGTGGCGCAGGAGTTGGTGCGTCACCGGCGGCTGCCCGACGCTCGCTACCGGCAGGAGTGGAACGGCGCGCAGCATGGCCCGCGCCGCCGCCACGAACTTCCGCCGCAATGTCTTTGGACTTTCCCCTGCCGGGTCCAGGATGGGAGCGGAGATCACGGAGGGGGAGGGCGTGCAGCTGACCATCGACACCCAGAGGGACACCTACGAGCAGGCGATCGCGGCCGTGCAGGCCGCGTACGGGCTCAACCCCGCCCTCGTGACGAGCGGTTGGCCTGA
- a CDS encoding helix-turn-helix transcriptional regulator yields the protein MPRGTADFDGDTLRFIRLTHPVGGRLLSAEALAKRLGTSKSRVLAYESNTSKPDPKRIAQISELFNVPVHKLRQKRVLADIQGLRCQAGLTVAQAAELTGISRSSYTNIERHALLPVRDDGTVRMSLARTFGVNPAVIDRSLQRHPAALARQNQLTALLDRLFQRAHLEHTPAVIDADEPLLQHIAKLLQRSPQVTCRLVNAELETFRDLLRERARTEVDERFAQTTLAMTQAINRRKSLEQFIEQAAPKSAKDLSRFLSTAMNVRQWRLMVALTNAGLEGIALSNITRYAPSADLTILQIRQYATVFQRGDQSYAAPTEDGLTTVLRNYPRYGRLYPRVAAPNMSRHRDPYRQYRISRPVPRPPHEESI from the coding sequence GTGCCTCGTGGTACGGCGGACTTCGATGGCGACACTCTGCGCTTCATACGCCTGACCCATCCCGTCGGCGGGCGGCTCCTCAGCGCCGAAGCCCTCGCCAAACGTCTGGGCACCTCCAAGAGCCGCGTCCTCGCCTATGAGAGCAACACCTCTAAGCCGGACCCTAAACGCATCGCCCAGATCAGCGAGCTGTTCAACGTTCCCGTCCACAAGCTGCGCCAGAAGCGGGTCCTGGCCGACATCCAAGGCCTGCGCTGCCAAGCCGGACTCACCGTCGCCCAGGCGGCCGAACTCACCGGCATAAGCCGCAGCAGCTACACCAACATCGAGCGCCACGCCCTGCTCCCGGTACGCGACGACGGCACCGTCAGGATGAGCCTGGCCCGCACCTTCGGGGTGAACCCGGCCGTGATCGACCGATCCCTGCAGCGACATCCAGCAGCCCTCGCCCGCCAGAACCAACTGACCGCCCTGCTCGACCGACTCTTCCAGCGCGCCCACCTGGAACACACCCCAGCCGTCATCGACGCTGATGAGCCCCTCCTCCAGCACATCGCCAAGCTCTTGCAGAGGTCACCTCAGGTCACGTGCCGTCTCGTGAACGCCGAACTCGAGACGTTCCGGGACCTGCTGCGCGAACGAGCCCGCACAGAAGTCGACGAACGCTTCGCCCAGACCACCCTGGCCATGACCCAAGCCATCAACCGTCGCAAGAGCCTCGAACAATTCATCGAGCAAGCAGCACCCAAGAGCGCCAAAGACCTCTCCCGGTTCCTGTCAACGGCCATGAACGTCCGCCAGTGGCGCCTGATGGTGGCGCTGACCAATGCCGGCCTCGAGGGCATAGCCCTGTCCAACATCACCCGCTACGCCCCGTCGGCAGACCTCACCATCCTGCAGATACGCCAGTACGCCACCGTGTTCCAGCGCGGCGACCAGTCCTACGCCGCTCCCACCGAGGACGGCCTCACCACCGTCCTCCGCAACTACCCCCGCTACGGGCGCCTGTATCCGCGCGTTGCCGCACCCAACATGAGCCGCCACCGGGACCCTTATCGCCAGTACCGGATCAGCCGCCCCGTGCCACGCCCACCACATGAGGAATCGATCTGA
- a CDS encoding RES domain-containing protein, with translation MSLAPPPSQPLPAEAAALPAGTRLWRIHHTRYSPDRFTPVRASPFFGSRFDGTPDDPYGVLYAYRSAATAVTDQLLRDLPFDANSGIRIVPYAQISNRTFARLRTTVPLRLIDLSSVEALAAIGATEGLTHSDSSLYGQTRYWASHLRRENPWAQGLVWQSRRNPGVSQDALVLFEDRCPPGCLAADQAVPLAPLEGTKLLNTLMAPFRAYVAPPTADHSVTTETAADSETAVDTENFLERTEEERKADESTDIGFDSFYLQHYRTVRNILNARADDWDLAQYGADKAFLIAYQKWPVVSEMERPVGYVVKVGRNILQRIYARNQKPALPPVPLDTALENVLGNHGHDVAAEMVNKIVIHEAIKNLPREKREVFVLHEVLDHPIAVIAEFLDIPQNTVKTRLRAARAALRDALGEEFGMGGMR, from the coding sequence ATGTCCCTCGCACCGCCTCCGTCGCAGCCGCTGCCCGCCGAGGCTGCCGCCCTCCCGGCCGGCACTCGCCTGTGGCGCATCCACCACACCCGATACAGCCCCGACCGCTTCACCCCTGTCAGGGCCAGCCCTTTCTTCGGATCCCGCTTTGACGGAACTCCCGACGACCCCTACGGAGTCCTGTACGCCTACCGGTCCGCGGCCACCGCCGTCACCGACCAACTGCTGCGGGATCTCCCGTTCGACGCCAACAGCGGCATCCGCATCGTGCCCTACGCCCAGATCAGCAACCGCACCTTCGCCAGGCTGCGTACCACCGTGCCGCTGCGCCTGATCGACCTCAGCAGCGTGGAGGCCCTCGCTGCGATCGGTGCCACCGAGGGCCTCACGCACAGCGATTCCAGCCTGTACGGACAGACCCGGTACTGGGCCAGCCACCTGCGCCGGGAGAATCCCTGGGCCCAGGGACTGGTGTGGCAGTCACGACGCAACCCCGGCGTCAGCCAGGATGCCCTGGTGTTGTTCGAGGACCGCTGTCCACCCGGGTGCCTGGCGGCCGACCAGGCCGTTCCTCTGGCCCCCCTAGAAGGAACAAAGCTACTCAACACCCTGATGGCGCCCTTTCGCGCCTACGTCGCGCCCCCGACTGCCGATCACTCGGTGACCACCGAGACCGCCGCCGACAGCGAGACCGCCGTCGACACCGAGAACTTCCTGGAACGCACTGAGGAAGAACGCAAAGCCGACGAGAGCACCGACATCGGCTTCGACAGCTTCTATCTGCAGCATTACCGGACTGTCCGCAACATCCTCAACGCCCGTGCCGACGACTGGGACCTGGCCCAGTACGGCGCTGACAAGGCCTTTCTGATTGCCTACCAGAAGTGGCCGGTCGTATCAGAGATGGAACGCCCCGTTGGCTACGTCGTAAAAGTCGGCCGCAACATCCTCCAGCGGATCTACGCACGCAACCAGAAACCGGCCCTGCCGCCGGTGCCACTTGACACAGCCCTCGAGAACGTCCTGGGAAACCATGGCCATGACGTGGCGGCAGAGATGGTCAACAAGATCGTCATCCATGAAGCCATCAAGAACCTGCCCCGTGAAAAGCGGGAGGTCTTCGTCCTCCATGAGGTCCTCGACCACCCGATCGCGGTCATTGCGGAGTTCCTCGACATCCCGCAGAACACTGTCAAGACCCGCCTGCGCGCCGCACGGGCTGCCCTTCGCGACGCCCTTGGTGAAGAATTCGGTATGGGAGGCATGCGATGA
- a CDS encoding suppressor of fused domain protein, which yields MEKHGHGLEFVMTAHVRDQRFIDLMAMIAYYHCGGHRLDLEHSMPIGEPWVPGSTCDHLLISLPYLHGPDLEHCPLPGGHARILWTLPVTTAEIEFRRRHGHEALEQLFDEAEIIPTDPFRSSVCRRSRNSPLLRSRNSPGRRPSAGLGWRA from the coding sequence ATGGAGAAACACGGTCATGGGCTTGAGTTCGTCATGACCGCCCACGTCCGCGATCAGCGGTTCATCGACCTCATGGCAATGATCGCCTACTACCACTGCGGAGGGCACCGGCTCGACCTGGAGCACAGCATGCCGATCGGCGAACCGTGGGTGCCAGGCTCGACCTGCGACCACCTGCTCATCAGCCTGCCCTACCTCCACGGCCCCGACCTCGAACACTGTCCCCTGCCCGGGGGGCACGCCCGCATCCTGTGGACCCTGCCGGTGACGACCGCCGAGATCGAGTTCCGCCGACGCCACGGCCACGAAGCGTTGGAGCAACTCTTCGACGAAGCAGAGATCATTCCGACCGATCCGTTCAGATCCTCTGTCTGTCGACGATCACGTAATTCCCCACTCTTGCGGTCACGTAATTCCCCAGGTCGTCGCCCCAGTGCGGGTTTAGGTTGGCGAGCATGA
- a CDS encoding ATP-binding protein, with the protein MPSNGACAERSSSNRPPWRASTSTPPKLPAAQIRDLAALRWLHSGESVILFGPVGVGKTHVAQALGHQAVRQGANVRFAKTSRILAELAGGHADRTWDKRIRELVRPDVLILDDFAMRQLTAAQADDLYELVSERQGRSLIITSNRAPSDWYPLFPNPVVAESLLDRLINTSHQVIMNGPSYRPKKRPKSPTGKPPTA; encoded by the coding sequence TTGCCCTCGAACGGCGCCTGCGCAGAGCGAAGTTCGAGCAATAGGCCACCTTGGAGGGCTTCGACTTCAACGCCTCCGAAGCTGCCCGCCGCCCAGATCCGCGACCTCGCGGCCCTGCGCTGGCTCCACTCCGGCGAGTCCGTCATTCTGTTCGGACCCGTCGGTGTCGGGAAGACACACGTCGCCCAGGCCCTCGGCCACCAGGCCGTCCGCCAGGGCGCCAACGTCCGCTTCGCCAAGACCAGCCGCATCCTGGCCGAGCTCGCCGGCGGCCACGCGGACCGCACCTGGGACAAGCGCATCCGCGAACTGGTCCGCCCCGACGTGCTCATCCTCGACGACTTCGCGATGCGGCAGCTCACCGCAGCCCAGGCTGATGACCTCTACGAGCTGGTCAGTGAGAGGCAGGGCCGGTCCCTGATCATCACCAGCAACCGGGCTCCCAGCGACTGGTATCCGCTGTTCCCCAACCCCGTCGTTGCCGAGTCTCTCCTGGACCGGCTGATCAACACCAGTCACCAGGTCATCATGAACGGCCCCAGCTACCGGCCGAAGAAACGCCCCAAGAGTCCGACCGGCAAGCCGCCGACGGCCTAG
- a CDS encoding ATP-binding protein, with protein sequence MSVMTTALRDSLKTLRLSGMLETLDARLTQAQKGELGHLDFLQVLCQDEITRRESVALERRLRRAKFEQ encoded by the coding sequence ATGAGCGTGATGACCACCGCCCTGCGCGACTCGCTCAAGACCCTCCGGCTGTCCGGGATGCTCGAGACGCTCGACGCCCGCCTCACCCAGGCCCAGAAGGGCGAACTCGGGCACCTCGACTTCCTCCAGGTCCTCTGCCAGGACGAGATCACCCGCCGCGAGTCTGTTGCCCTCGAACGGCGCCTGCGCAGAGCGAAGTTCGAGCAATAG
- a CDS encoding DUF5372 family protein, translated as MRVTHPFHPWHGRSYEFVVRRKNWGEDRVYFRDEAGEVASVPTPWTDAGGDDPFVVLAAGRSPFRTEDLLALAGLIEHLDGRGGSA; from the coding sequence GTGCGGGTGACGCACCCGTTCCATCCGTGGCACGGCCGGTCGTACGAGTTCGTCGTCCGGCGCAAGAACTGGGGCGAGGACCGCGTCTACTTCCGCGACGAGGCGGGAGAGGTGGCGTCGGTGCCGACGCCGTGGACCGATGCGGGCGGCGATGACCCCTTCGTCGTCCTCGCCGCGGGTCGCAGCCCGTTTCGCACCGAGGACCTGCTGGCCCTGGCCGGTCTGATCGAGCACCTGGACGGTCGCGGCGGCAGCGCCTAG
- a CDS encoding helix-turn-helix domain-containing protein: MAGTVTSDPKEEALRATRTLNPRPEAVVDAVFTASEFCDPRDLVQVKYEMVRRVRVDKVPAARAAREFGFSRQVYYDAVAALDAGGPAALVPGKPGPKGPRKLTDAVMEYVETRLAAEPSLRSRDLAGAVAEKYALSVHPRSIERALARREAARTQELPKSRS; encoded by the coding sequence ATGGCCGGCACGGTGACGAGCGATCCGAAAGAAGAGGCACTGCGGGCGACGCGGACGCTGAACCCACGACCGGAGGCCGTGGTCGACGCGGTGTTCACCGCCTCCGAGTTCTGCGATCCGCGGGATCTGGTGCAGGTGAAGTACGAGATGGTGCGCCGGGTGCGTGTGGACAAGGTGCCCGCGGCCCGGGCGGCGCGGGAGTTCGGGTTCTCCCGGCAGGTCTACTACGACGCCGTGGCCGCGCTGGACGCGGGCGGTCCGGCCGCGCTGGTGCCGGGCAAGCCCGGGCCGAAGGGGCCGCGCAAGCTCACCGACGCGGTCATGGAGTACGTCGAGACGCGGCTGGCCGCCGAGCCGTCCCTGCGCTCCAGGGATCTGGCCGGCGCGGTTGCCGAGAAGTACGCCCTGAGTGTCCATCCGCGCTCGATCGAACGGGCACTGGCCCGCCGCGAGGCCGCACGCACCCAGGAGTTGCCCAAAAGCCGCAGCTGA
- a CDS encoding recombinase family protein, producing MDATAAAGKVTREHLLRDAYLYIRQSTLKQVINNTESATRQYALRSRAVALGWDHSQIIVIDTDQGQSGASTEGRDGFQRLVAEVGMGYAGIVLGLEVSRLARINTDWHRLLEICALTGTLILDEDGLYDPGNFNDRLLLGLKGTMSEAELHLLKARLRGGSLSKARRGELVQPLPVGLIYDHADRVILDPDAQVQQAIRHLLTTFAATGSAYAVVKAFADAGLKFPRRIRTGPNKGELTWGILQHHRVLQILHNPRYAGAFFYGRRRERRGPGGKTTSLDRADHRRPPRISDLGRVRGQPDPARRTRRRPRHRSQSLPTPRRHRAAAGCGLLRQVRPPDDRALPAPKARLSLPVRGYPQRRPRLPDHGR from the coding sequence ATGGACGCGACCGCGGCGGCGGGCAAGGTGACCCGCGAGCATCTGCTGCGTGACGCCTACCTCTATATCCGCCAGTCCACCCTCAAACAGGTCATCAACAACACCGAGTCGGCCACCCGACAGTACGCCCTGCGCAGCCGCGCGGTCGCACTGGGCTGGGACCACTCCCAGATCATCGTCATCGACACCGACCAGGGCCAGTCCGGTGCCTCCACCGAGGGCCGCGACGGCTTCCAGCGGCTGGTCGCCGAGGTCGGCATGGGATACGCCGGGATCGTCCTCGGGCTCGAGGTGTCCCGGCTGGCCCGAATAAACACCGACTGGCACCGGCTCCTCGAGATCTGCGCGTTGACCGGCACCCTGATCCTGGACGAGGACGGTCTCTATGATCCCGGCAACTTCAACGACAGGTTGCTCCTCGGCCTCAAAGGCACCATGTCAGAGGCAGAGTTGCACCTGCTCAAGGCCCGTCTGCGGGGCGGATCGCTGTCCAAGGCGAGACGCGGGGAGCTGGTCCAGCCGCTGCCCGTCGGCCTCATCTACGACCACGCCGACCGCGTGATTCTTGACCCGGACGCCCAGGTCCAGCAGGCCATCCGGCATCTGCTGACCACCTTCGCCGCCACCGGCTCCGCCTACGCCGTCGTCAAGGCATTCGCCGACGCGGGCCTGAAGTTCCCCCGCCGGATCCGCACCGGCCCCAACAAGGGCGAGCTGACCTGGGGCATCCTGCAGCACCACCGAGTCCTGCAGATCCTGCACAACCCGCGCTATGCCGGAGCATTCTTCTACGGACGGCGCCGCGAACGCCGCGGCCCCGGCGGCAAGACCACCAGCCTGGACCGTGCTGATCACCGACGCCCACCCCGGATATCTGACCTGGGCCGAGTTCGAGGCCAACCAGACCCGGCTCGCCGAACTCGCCGCCGCCCACGGCACCGATCGCAAAGCCTCCCCACCCCGCGAAGGCACCGCGCTGCTGCAGGGTGTGGTCTCCTGCGGCAAGTGCGGCCGCCGGATGACCGTGCGCTGCCGGCGCCAAAAGCCCGTCTATCTCTGCCAGTTCGAGGGTATCCGCAACGCCGTCCCCGTCTGCCAGACCATGGTCGGTGA